One Edaphobacter flagellatus genomic region harbors:
- a CDS encoding methyltransferase domain-containing protein, with the protein MGSSTQIDFSRRVSPRELPELMDGDCSYEDFRDCLRSLETVNRWLLGYRPTLAWLERLPHGSGDPIHIVDVGSGGGDLLRRIAGWARRRGIAVQLTGIDLNPYAARAAAEFTPKELGIEWVTGDALEYRPKKPVDIVVSSLLAHHLEDEEIVALLRWMEATVQVGWFINDLERSEWSSRMFGWVRWHWLVRHDGPVSFRRAFRKEDWVRLLAAAEVPQEAMTVEHWRPGRLCVGRWK; encoded by the coding sequence ATGGGGTCTAGTACACAGATCGACTTCAGTCGGCGGGTCTCTCCGCGTGAGTTGCCGGAGCTGATGGATGGTGACTGCAGTTATGAGGATTTCCGTGACTGCCTGCGCAGTCTGGAAACCGTCAATCGCTGGCTGCTGGGTTATCGACCGACGCTGGCCTGGCTGGAGCGGTTGCCGCATGGATCGGGTGATCCGATACACATTGTCGATGTGGGCAGTGGCGGCGGCGACCTGTTGCGGCGGATTGCAGGCTGGGCACGGAGACGGGGCATTGCTGTGCAGCTAACGGGGATCGACTTGAATCCTTATGCTGCACGTGCAGCAGCGGAGTTCACGCCAAAGGAGCTTGGAATCGAATGGGTGACCGGCGATGCTCTGGAGTACCGACCGAAGAAGCCGGTCGATATCGTCGTGAGCTCGCTGCTGGCACACCATCTGGAGGACGAGGAGATTGTCGCGCTGCTGAGGTGGATGGAAGCGACCGTGCAGGTAGGTTGGTTTATCAATGATTTGGAGCGGTCGGAGTGGAGTAGTCGGATGTTTGGGTGGGTGCGTTGGCATTGGCTTGTGCGGCACGATGGGCCAGTGTCGTTCCGGCGAGCGTTCCGGAAGGAGGATTGGGTACGCCTGCTGGCTGCGGCAGAGGTCCCGCAAGAGGCGATGACGGTGGAGCATTGGCGGCCAGGGCGGTTGTGCGTGGGGCGGTGGAAGTGA
- a CDS encoding type III polyketide synthase, with protein MTTAYLNRIATAVPEHDVHDTFIVFAEKMLADPRLRTVFRRMVSRADIAHRYSFLNPQKGSGQFSSHDANDFYRPGNFPNTARRMELFEQSAPVLMRKAVDRLALSEEERSGITHVLVTCCTGLYAPGLDFEIVDHLGLSADVERTMVGFMGCYAAINALKLARHIVRSDPKAGVLMVNLELCTLHFQETQELEQVLSFLVFADGAAASLITAREQGFALDSFKAVMVPETRGLITWKIRDLGFDMLLSGQVPGQLGRALHEGELMAERDGIDLWAVHPGGRSVLDAVEKGLELPADALTASREVLSCFGNMSSATVMFVLQRIMQQARPGQRGCAMSFGPGLTAETMRFHGV; from the coding sequence ATGACTACGGCTTATCTGAACCGCATCGCCACTGCCGTACCAGAGCACGATGTGCATGACACCTTCATCGTCTTCGCAGAGAAAATGCTCGCCGACCCACGGCTGCGCACGGTCTTTCGCCGCATGGTGAGCCGCGCCGACATCGCGCATCGCTATTCGTTCCTTAATCCGCAGAAAGGTTCCGGCCAATTCTCGTCGCATGACGCGAATGACTTTTATCGGCCAGGTAACTTTCCCAACACGGCGCGGCGTATGGAGTTGTTTGAGCAGAGCGCTCCGGTGCTGATGCGAAAAGCCGTGGACCGGCTTGCGCTGAGCGAGGAGGAACGCTCCGGTATTACGCACGTGCTGGTGACCTGCTGCACAGGGCTCTATGCGCCGGGGCTGGACTTTGAGATCGTCGACCACCTCGGGCTTTCGGCGGACGTGGAGCGCACGATGGTTGGGTTCATGGGATGCTATGCCGCGATCAATGCACTGAAGTTGGCGCGGCACATTGTGCGCTCCGATCCGAAGGCGGGTGTTTTGATGGTCAACCTGGAGCTATGCACGCTGCACTTCCAGGAGACGCAGGAACTGGAGCAGGTGCTCTCCTTCCTGGTCTTTGCCGATGGCGCTGCGGCGAGCCTGATTACTGCTCGCGAGCAGGGTTTCGCGCTGGACAGCTTTAAGGCAGTGATGGTGCCGGAGACGAGGGGGTTGATTACATGGAAGATCCGCGATCTCGGGTTCGATATGCTGCTTTCGGGACAGGTGCCGGGACAGCTGGGCCGCGCGCTGCATGAGGGCGAACTGATGGCCGAGCGCGACGGCATTGACCTGTGGGCAGTGCATCCCGGAGGGCGGTCGGTTCTGGATGCGGTAGAGAAAGGACTCGAGTTGCCGGCCGATGCGCTGACGGCGTCGCGCGAAGTGCTATCGTGCTTCGGCAACATGTCGTCGGCGACGGTGATGTTTGTTTTGCAGCGAATAATGCAGCAGGCGCGCCCGGGGCAGCGTGGGTGTGCGATGTCGTTTGGACCGGGCCTAACAGCGGAGACGATGCGCTTCCATGGGGTCTAG
- a CDS encoding PepSY domain-containing protein — MTSVASFKSIRLIHRYIGLFFSPAILFFAITGGLQMFGLHESARGSSYVPPNILVHLSQLHKKGTLYLPPRKAAPPNSAKPDGPKPETPKPPQASPATPTPNSLPMKIFFAATALALAVSTCTGIMMGWKYARRKLTVLLVLAAGVLIPAILLFV, encoded by the coding sequence ATGACATCTGTAGCATCATTCAAATCTATCCGCCTGATACACCGCTACATTGGACTGTTCTTCTCGCCGGCGATTCTCTTTTTCGCGATCACAGGCGGTCTACAGATGTTCGGTCTGCACGAGAGCGCTCGTGGTAGTTCCTATGTACCGCCTAACATCCTCGTGCATCTCTCACAATTGCATAAGAAGGGGACGCTTTACCTTCCTCCCCGAAAGGCTGCTCCGCCCAATTCGGCCAAGCCGGATGGTCCAAAACCCGAGACGCCAAAGCCGCCGCAAGCATCCCCGGCCACGCCGACACCCAACTCCCTTCCCATGAAGATATTCTTTGCCGCCACAGCGCTTGCACTCGCCGTATCGACGTGTACGGGCATCATGATGGGATGGAAGTATGCGCGCCGGAAATTGACCGTTCTGCTCGTCCTTGCGGCAGGAGTCCTTATACCGGCTATCCTGCTCTTTGTGTAG
- a CDS encoding winged helix-turn-helix domain-containing protein, translating to MRLLLVEDEPEIQSFVEQSLVEAGYEVHAAEDGSAATQLASRHAYDGLIVDLGLPDQDGIDLILQLRRSGISSPVLILSARRSVDDRVKGLEQGGDDYLTKPFAVAELLARLRNLLRRNRATSEEATRLRVLDLELDFISRRASRGGEVLNLSPQEFVLLAYLCRHAGRVVTRSMLLSEVWGMRIQPNTNVVDVHVYRLRGKVDTEGREPLIKTLRGIGYVLKDR from the coding sequence ATGCGGCTTCTGCTGGTCGAGGATGAACCCGAGATTCAAAGCTTCGTCGAGCAGTCCCTGGTTGAGGCGGGATACGAAGTGCATGCGGCGGAAGACGGGAGCGCAGCAACTCAGTTGGCGTCCAGGCACGCCTACGATGGTCTCATTGTCGACCTGGGACTTCCGGATCAAGATGGCATTGACCTGATTCTTCAGCTTCGACGCTCTGGCATCAGCAGCCCCGTATTGATACTTTCAGCCAGAAGATCGGTCGACGACAGGGTCAAAGGTCTGGAACAAGGTGGTGACGATTACCTGACGAAACCCTTCGCAGTTGCAGAACTGCTGGCAAGATTGCGTAACCTCTTGCGGCGTAATCGTGCCACGAGTGAGGAGGCGACCCGCCTTCGCGTACTGGACCTGGAGTTGGATTTCATCAGCCGTAGAGCTTCTCGCGGTGGAGAGGTTTTAAATCTAAGCCCGCAGGAATTCGTGCTTCTGGCGTACCTATGCCGACACGCTGGGCGTGTTGTTACTCGATCGATGCTTCTCTCCGAAGTGTGGGGGATGCGAATTCAACCGAACACCAATGTTGTTGATGTACATGTCTACCGCCTGCGCGGCAAGGTGGATACAGAAGGCCGCGAGCCGTTGATCAAGACCTTACGAGGTATTGGCTATGTCCTCAAAGACCGCTAA
- a CDS encoding ATP-binding protein, whose translation MAVLGDVAGRTPKDRLYGRVVGEVAELASREVPDKLRSNSNENDSVFFLQAGDDGTLKLWVGAGDGLPNLAAIRARKFTSDVPYDLNVKGFNHPFRVATVRLDDGSHIYLGLSERDELRVLNNLRLRFFCLWLLIVLFGSAMVFFVTRRMLGHVREITEAASRIGQSDLSSRVPTSKRNDEVGHLALTLNHMLDRIESSVHQLHTITESLAHDLRSPLTAIRGKLEVVLSGDLKAEQGEPIVSAIDELDRLSEFLNTSLDVAEAKADALRLSRTDVDLDELVRIMIDLYEPSMSEKGLRVNLRSAGPVTVLADDALLHRVIANLLDNELNHLPASCTVSIKLGASEDAATLIVEDDGPGFASEIGIHMFEQRVKGRDSRGHGLGLAFVEAVVRAHGGSVTASNRPEGGALLSISWPRATGEKIEAPHSLTLVNSYVRR comes from the coding sequence GTGGCGGTTCTCGGCGATGTAGCTGGCCGCACGCCGAAAGACCGCCTCTACGGTAGGGTAGTCGGAGAAGTGGCAGAACTTGCTAGCAGAGAGGTGCCTGACAAACTCCGCTCCAACAGCAATGAGAATGACTCCGTCTTCTTTCTTCAGGCTGGGGACGACGGGACTCTGAAACTTTGGGTAGGTGCCGGTGACGGGTTGCCTAACTTAGCCGCGATTCGCGCGCGCAAGTTTACTTCCGACGTTCCCTACGACTTGAATGTCAAAGGATTCAATCATCCCTTTCGAGTAGCAACGGTACGGCTCGATGATGGAAGCCATATCTATCTCGGGCTTTCGGAACGAGATGAATTACGTGTGCTCAACAACCTGCGCCTCCGTTTTTTCTGCCTCTGGCTGCTCATTGTGCTGTTCGGTTCCGCGATGGTCTTCTTCGTGACCAGACGTATGCTCGGCCACGTTCGCGAGATCACCGAGGCGGCATCCAGGATCGGGCAATCCGACCTGAGCAGCAGGGTTCCGACCAGCAAGCGGAACGACGAAGTGGGACACCTGGCGCTAACGCTCAACCACATGTTGGACCGGATAGAAAGCTCCGTGCATCAACTGCACACCATCACTGAGTCTCTCGCCCACGATCTTCGCAGCCCGTTGACGGCAATTCGAGGGAAGCTGGAGGTCGTTCTGTCGGGCGATTTGAAGGCTGAGCAAGGTGAGCCGATCGTCTCGGCTATCGATGAGCTGGATCGATTGTCGGAGTTCCTGAATACTTCGCTCGACGTTGCTGAGGCGAAGGCTGACGCGCTTAGGCTTTCACGTACTGACGTCGATCTCGACGAACTGGTTCGCATCATGATTGACCTGTACGAGCCTTCCATGTCGGAGAAAGGGCTTCGAGTGAATTTGCGCAGCGCCGGTCCTGTCACTGTACTGGCAGACGATGCTCTTCTGCATCGAGTGATCGCAAACCTTCTCGATAACGAACTTAACCACTTGCCCGCGTCGTGCACCGTTTCCATAAAACTTGGCGCAAGCGAGGACGCTGCAACGCTGATTGTGGAGGATGATGGTCCGGGATTTGCTTCGGAGATTGGCATCCACATGTTCGAGCAGAGGGTGAAAGGAAGAGACTCTAGGGGGCATGGTCTTGGACTTGCATTTGTTGAAGCTGTAGTGCGCGCTCACGGAGGAAGTGTGACGGCGTCGAACCGTCCAGAAGGTGGGGCATTGCTGTCGATTTCCTGGCCTCGTGCAACCGGAGAGAAGATTGAAGCTCCTCACTCTTTGACACTGGTCAACAGTTATGTGAGGCGCTGA
- a CDS encoding carboxypeptidase-like regulatory domain-containing protein, with amino-acid sequence MILIGGLLLDALFGRMTALANAQQTDSTVASNAGLPDAPGVGQSAQSGSGSIVGTVLDTNGDLIQGARVVLSGRPGTAEQVLQSGNHGEFAFSGLTPGSFKLTISAPGMGTYVSPEITLHAGETSTVSQVVLPFATVTADVTVVATRAEIAEAEIHLAEQQRVLGVLPNFYSVYYWNAAPLGTKQKFELAFRAVIDPVAFAEAGLVAGAEQANGSFSGYGQGAHGYAKRFGAAYANDFSGRVLASAVLPSLFHQDPRYFYKGTGSIRSRALYAITSAVICRGDNGHRQPNYSHILGSFAAGGLSNLYYPSTNRGLSLSVVNGLIDTAGNAGNNLLREFLLRRITSHAPKEADGEP; translated from the coding sequence GTGATCCTGATCGGCGGGCTGCTGCTTGACGCTCTATTCGGTCGAATGACAGCACTCGCCAATGCGCAGCAGACGGACAGTACTGTGGCAAGCAATGCAGGCTTACCGGATGCCCCTGGCGTTGGTCAAAGCGCTCAAAGCGGCTCGGGCAGCATTGTGGGCACGGTTTTGGACACGAATGGAGATTTGATTCAAGGTGCGAGGGTGGTGCTGTCGGGTCGGCCCGGAACGGCGGAACAGGTTTTGCAATCAGGCAACCACGGCGAGTTCGCTTTCTCTGGACTGACACCCGGATCTTTCAAGCTAACCATCTCCGCACCTGGCATGGGCACCTACGTCTCTCCTGAAATTACCCTCCATGCAGGGGAAACGAGCACCGTTTCGCAGGTGGTGCTGCCGTTCGCCACGGTAACTGCCGATGTAACGGTCGTGGCGACTCGGGCAGAGATAGCCGAGGCAGAGATCCACCTCGCCGAGCAGCAGCGGGTTCTGGGCGTTTTGCCGAACTTCTATAGCGTCTACTACTGGAACGCAGCACCACTTGGAACGAAACAGAAATTCGAGCTGGCTTTCCGGGCGGTAATTGATCCTGTTGCCTTCGCCGAAGCTGGCCTCGTCGCCGGCGCCGAGCAGGCCAACGGAAGCTTCTCAGGGTACGGACAAGGCGCGCACGGCTATGCAAAGCGCTTCGGCGCTGCATACGCCAACGACTTCTCAGGAAGAGTGCTGGCCAGCGCCGTCCTCCCATCTCTGTTTCATCAAGATCCTCGCTACTTTTACAAAGGCACGGGAAGCATTCGCTCCAGGGCACTCTACGCAATTACCTCAGCCGTTATTTGCAGAGGTGACAATGGCCATCGGCAGCCGAACTATTCCCACATTCTGGGTAGCTTCGCCGCAGGAGGTCTCTCGAATCTCTACTATCCATCCACAAATCGCGGACTATCCTTGTCGGTCGTAAATGGGCTCATCGATACTGCTGGTAATGCGGGCAACAATCTCCTTCGCGAGTTTCTTCTGCGGCGGATCACCTCTCATGCTCCCAAAGAGGCAGACGGAGAGCCATAG
- a CDS encoding heme-binding domain-containing protein has protein sequence MKRNAFILGGVVAIAILLAVLSLSRPTENGAVQSHISRSASMEVALGADPQIRDTIHRACYDCHSDRPRYPWYASVWPSSSLVQHDRQTGLARLNFSQWDRLSPEMSKIRLMDACAMMSGDKMPLWYYRPLHPEAHLSPQEVQHFCAWAQAQ, from the coding sequence ATGAAGAGAAACGCTTTCATCCTGGGTGGTGTTGTAGCCATTGCCATTCTTCTTGCCGTCCTGTCTTTATCGCGGCCAACAGAGAACGGAGCAGTGCAATCTCACATCTCGCGGTCCGCGAGTATGGAGGTTGCCCTAGGCGCAGACCCTCAGATACGTGACACAATTCATCGTGCCTGCTATGACTGCCACTCTGACCGGCCGCGATATCCGTGGTACGCCAGTGTCTGGCCGTCTTCGAGTCTGGTGCAACACGACCGGCAGACGGGGCTCGCACGCCTGAATTTTTCGCAGTGGGATCGTCTGAGTCCTGAGATGTCAAAGATTCGATTGATGGACGCCTGCGCCATGATGAGCGGGGACAAGATGCCCCTCTGGTACTATCGGCCTCTCCATCCGGAGGCACACCTCAGCCCGCAGGAAGTGCAGCACTTCTGCGCATGGGCACAAGCACAATAG
- a CDS encoding cytochrome-c peroxidase, with amino-acid sequence MIRSTIASLGLCLLLGMAGCGGSLDTDPRTDISPAALRTRFSALTVPSIPPRLQPRVNLGRKLYYDQRLSMGENTSCNSCHLLNSYGVDGHSLSTGHDGKLGGRNAPTVYNAALNLAQFWDGRAGDLAAQAKGPILNPVEMGMPSGDAVAARIQSLPGYAPAFHDAFPDSAEPITFDHFAEAVAAFEQGLLTPSRWDRYLEGDTSALNANEKLGLKLFLKTGCASCHAGRGVGGNSYQKLGNTLRWSNQHDLGRYQVTTFERDRLVFKVPTLRNIEKTGPYFHDGQVRSLNEAVSLMSEYQCGRKLSPQEVNLIVAFLQSLTGAIPQAYISPDQPTASRTDTKEKTKREGTAQ; translated from the coding sequence ATGATTCGATCCACGATTGCGTCATTGGGACTGTGCCTGTTGCTTGGCATGGCTGGATGTGGTGGTTCCCTTGATACCGATCCCCGCACCGACATTTCGCCTGCGGCTTTGCGAACCCGCTTTTCTGCTCTCACGGTGCCATCTATACCGCCTCGCTTGCAACCTCGTGTCAACCTGGGGCGCAAACTCTACTACGACCAGAGACTCTCGATGGGCGAAAACACCTCCTGCAACTCCTGTCACCTTCTCAATTCCTACGGAGTAGATGGACATAGTCTTTCGACCGGACACGATGGAAAGCTGGGTGGGCGTAATGCCCCGACTGTCTATAACGCAGCACTCAATTTAGCCCAGTTCTGGGATGGACGCGCTGGTGACCTCGCCGCCCAGGCGAAGGGGCCTATCCTGAATCCCGTAGAGATGGGAATGCCGAGCGGCGATGCCGTCGCTGCTCGGATTCAGAGCCTCCCCGGTTATGCGCCTGCATTTCATGATGCGTTTCCCGATTCCGCAGAACCGATCACCTTTGACCATTTCGCCGAAGCGGTTGCGGCATTCGAACAAGGGCTGCTTACGCCCTCTCGCTGGGACCGCTATCTGGAGGGCGATACAAGCGCCCTTAACGCGAACGAGAAACTGGGACTGAAGCTCTTTCTGAAGACAGGTTGCGCTTCCTGCCACGCGGGCCGAGGGGTTGGAGGCAACTCCTACCAAAAACTCGGAAACACGCTGCGATGGTCTAATCAACACGACCTTGGCCGCTACCAGGTAACAACGTTTGAGCGCGACCGGCTTGTTTTCAAGGTCCCAACTCTCAGAAATATCGAGAAGACCGGACCATATTTCCATGATGGGCAGGTCCGTTCGTTGAACGAAGCTGTCAGCCTCATGTCCGAGTATCAGTGCGGCAGGAAACTTAGCCCCCAAGAGGTAAACCTGATCGTTGCTTTTCTCCAGTCGCTGACTGGAGCCATACCGCAAGCGTATATCTCCCCCGATCAACCCACTGCCTCCAGGACAGATACGAAGGAGAAGACAAAGCGGGAAGGAACTGCACAATGA
- a CDS encoding sensor histidine kinase produces the protein MPYRASLANTIIVNRSIIGSVYLAVLLIFFGAQMLFTTFLTLPPRPVFFLVSFAVGLRLIEIVSAKQLLAKHVLSSRWFAAASISWTLALALLLAVLTRQPDTHYFGMLILPILEAAIYFSLMTTLLVAMAASSLSLFWVAYVAHFRSPFPAGEILEASTLVLVYFIIGCLVWLLVHMLRDREEQLQQQLDDLNATRGKLIEEEKLAAIGRLASAVAHEIRNPVAIISSALETSASTSLASIEREEMARIAGLEAKRLEKLTTDFLSYAKPGSAPFERLDAATLVGYIVSIMQPQALQKGLRIEVETNDPGSIYGDEGQLQQMLLNIMRNAIEASPRNGCVLLTVVREPNENHQIRIENAGPAIPPHVVHHIFEPFFTAKQGGTGLGLAIARSIVDRHYGELHLERNETDHVVFAITLPSNRQVVGVGAAHPGTGS, from the coding sequence ATGCCATACCGCGCTTCACTTGCAAATACCATCATCGTCAACCGCTCCATCATCGGTTCGGTTTATCTCGCTGTTCTGCTGATCTTTTTCGGCGCGCAGATGCTCTTTACGACGTTCCTGACCCTGCCGCCGCGGCCTGTCTTCTTCCTGGTTTCGTTTGCAGTCGGCCTTCGTCTGATTGAGATCGTTTCCGCAAAGCAACTCTTGGCAAAACATGTCTTATCGAGCCGTTGGTTCGCCGCCGCATCGATCAGCTGGACTCTTGCGCTCGCACTTCTTCTGGCTGTGCTGACACGCCAGCCGGATACGCACTACTTCGGGATGCTGATTCTGCCCATTCTGGAGGCGGCAATCTACTTCTCGCTTATGACGACGTTGCTGGTGGCGATGGCGGCCTCCTCACTTTCACTCTTCTGGGTTGCTTACGTCGCACACTTTCGCTCCCCCTTTCCTGCCGGCGAGATCTTGGAAGCGAGTACGCTGGTGCTTGTCTACTTCATCATCGGATGTCTGGTGTGGCTGTTGGTGCACATGCTGCGTGATCGTGAAGAACAGCTTCAGCAGCAGCTCGATGACCTGAACGCGACACGCGGCAAGCTGATTGAGGAGGAGAAGCTTGCCGCAATCGGGCGCCTGGCGAGTGCGGTTGCTCACGAAATCAGAAATCCTGTTGCGATTATTTCCAGTGCGCTTGAAACCTCGGCTTCCACATCGTTGGCTTCCATAGAACGCGAAGAGATGGCACGGATTGCGGGGTTGGAGGCAAAGCGGCTGGAAAAACTGACGACCGACTTTCTCTCCTATGCCAAACCGGGAAGCGCTCCTTTTGAACGGCTTGACGCCGCGACGCTGGTTGGCTATATCGTCTCAATCATGCAGCCGCAAGCCCTTCAGAAGGGCTTGCGAATAGAGGTTGAGACGAACGATCCCGGTTCGATTTACGGCGACGAAGGTCAATTACAACAGATGCTCTTGAATATCATGCGGAACGCAATTGAGGCGTCTCCGCGCAATGGCTGCGTATTGCTGACGGTTGTGCGGGAGCCCAATGAGAATCATCAGATCAGGATCGAGAATGCCGGGCCAGCGATTCCGCCGCACGTTGTGCATCACATCTTCGAACCTTTCTTTACGGCGAAACAAGGCGGCACGGGACTTGGTCTTGCGATCGCTCGGAGCATCGTAGACAGACACTACGGCGAATTGCATCTGGAGCGCAACGAAACAGACCATGTCGTGTTCGCCATTACCCTCCCTTCCAATAGACAAGTGGTGGGTGTGGGTGCAGCACATCCTGGTACGGGGTCTTAG